The Delphinus delphis chromosome 11, mDelDel1.2, whole genome shotgun sequence DNA segment TTGTGCTGAGGGCAAGTTGGAACAGATGTTTTGTGATTGTTGGGATAGTAGCGGGAAGAAAATGGGGAGAGGAGATAAAGACCATAGCTGTAGCAGAAAGGAAGCTACCATCTTTCCCCACTACCCACCTCAGCCTCCTGCCAGCCTTATGGATTCATCGAGGTCCTGCAGGACAGGAGTCGTGATTAAAGTCAGATCatctcattttcctctttattctccattccatcttttttttttaagattaaaaatattttatttaaacttttcttcataaacacttttaacattttttttcaatttaaaaacaatggaTAGCATAAACATGTTTTGAATAGATTATATTCACGGCTTGGGAAAAATTACCTGACAAAAATGTAAAGACTTCCAAAACAGGTATAAAAGGCAAACCTTAAATTattctaagatttttaaattggCCCTAGGATTATTTGACTACTGGCCCAAAATGTACCTAaaggtcaaaatattttttctatagaCAAAATGTGCCCAAGGGGTATAGGGCATATACAAGTTAGATAGAAAATAACCTCTCTGATCACCTCACTGGAACATTCCTTCAGAAAGCAAACACCTAATCCTTACTGATATACTGAGTAATAGGGTTTTTAATGTAGTTGTTCccaaagatgtaaaaagaaaatctaagaacATTAAGGAGGAACAAACAAAGCTGACAGCATTCTCTCAATGTTACGCGTGTAATATTGAAGTTATACTGGTATACTGAAAGGAAACGACTTCCATGAGTTTACCTATTCCAGTCTATGTCTATTGAATATTTGACTTTATAAACTCTTGATAAACTAGTTTTTCAgaactttcatttttaagataaatctCTTTTTAGAAGATATTTATCCCCAAACCAACTCTAATCTGATAGAACGTATGATCCCTAAAAATGTTccgagtacaaaaaaaaaaaaaaatgtaaaataggcaAACGGGAAAAATGGCACGAGCAGTTTTACTGCCATATAGCCCTCATTTATATCTAATTTACACTATTATCTATGTTGTTTTACTTcagtctaaaattttaaattacgtaTTCTCAAAAGAGCTAGTCTTTTCTGAGAGATAGCTTATAAACTGAAATAACAATTTATATTATAAACTGAAATGTTATGACCTACaaccacatatacatatataaaaatagtccCACTGAACGTTTGACATGTTTAGATAATGCAGCTCaaataatttgttataaaatattttaaagcttagTTTCATGTAATCAAGACAAAACCATTTTTACCACTTCTCCCCACACAAATGTGTGTCCTTTACTATGACTCGAGCAGGCTTCCCAGAATGAGGTGTCCAGAGGTGCTGCTTTAGAAAAGATAAGTGAAGGGCTCAGTCGATATTTCACAAATTATAGTAACACTCACACAGAGtaatgaggacacagagaaagctGTCTCAAGAAAAGCTAATAATTCTATTAATtaagctttactttttaaaaaccagtagTATTTCTTCCAATACAAAACCTTCAACGTGAAGATCTTGAATTTTATGAAAAGGTTGTAGTGCAAGGATTTTCTTTAAgcagattaaattaaaataaaaacttagaagGTCAAAGACATGGAAGAGAACAAACGTTTCTAATTAAGATGCAATTAACAAAAATCAGCTATTTTTGTAAAGTCTggcatttaaaatgtaaagtgaaAATTAACACACAAAGATCACAGCAATTACACTGTATAGTTTTAAatcttactgaattttaaaaaaactattttgagcacatataatgtatataaacaaaaatgGTTCCAAATGaagcacacaaaaaataaacttgaaaaaaattctatgaaaaaatTTTCCATAGTTtagtataacaaaaataaatctctttcagcaattaaaccataatttaaaaagggaATGTAAGTTAATCATGGATTTAAAATAAGCTAAATTAGCACTACATATAAACAGAAGAGTTTTCTCATACATTCAGAACCCAAGCAATAACAACTATTCTTAAAGCTCAAAACTGATTACAGCTGACATCAGGTCAGACATGACGTACGTGTGAAGCTAAACCCAGAGTTAGTTCAAGTTAAAAGATTTCACAAATTTTCCAAAACATGAACTTTGATCTTGGCCTTGTGTTTTTACAATGAAGACCAAGAATATTCAATTGTTTGCCCAGATCTTACTTTAACTAGGACTAGGAAGTCATATCTGAGCAATTAAAGAGGACCACCACTGGAGTGTAAAAGCCTGATGGGGTTCCCTGTCTGGGTCTTTTCCAGCAAAAGAcaacaatgaggaaaataatgaagacgttactgttattttctttaaagcaagACGGCACACATATAAAACACTAAGCCAActaatatattagaaaaagaattAAACGGCTAATCTAACTCCtagttttcaaaagtaaaatgactaaaaatgatttttaagatgTAGAAAAAGACTTTTACCCATATTACCATGGGAAACAGGATACTACTGAATTTCGTTTTTAGAAACTGAAAGTTTCTAAAACcacttaataaaaatttaagtctCATATACAAAAGAATGTTAAGTTGATTTCTAAAGACAATCCcaatgtttcactttttaaagaactACTTATGTACCTGACTGTTTCTAGCCTCCAGTTGTagagttttaaaatcaggtttttttCATAGTTGTCTATTTTAATTGCAAAAATGAAACAAGTTTTCACATTTCCATGATTTCACTCTTCCATTTTATATtcagtggtggcagcagcaaaaaaaaaaaaaaaaaagtgaaactagaAAATTTACACAACAGCCATATAGAAGGCATTGCAATATTGCACCAATATCCTAAGATCTGGCAAGTTTTGCCAGTGTAGGTTTAGTCTGTATCATATATAGAGTCTACTCAGAAGAAAATGGCATCAGTTTGAATGATCCACTCCCTGGTTATTCTTGCTTAATTTTGACAACTATATGCTTTTTCTTCGAGTTTAAAGAGTTGAAAGGTGCGGCTAATCCTAAAACACTTATTATAAATGCTTTTAAACAGTTATTCTTGATCCATTATGAACTTTGAGGTTACTATCTTTCATGCTAGTAGCtttcagtaaataaaacaaaagctgagggctTTCATCCCCAGTGCCACTAAATATTTTGTACTAAATAAACAAGTAGATATGACCAGTTAAGATTATAATTCTATTCCTTACCTCTAAGTCAAAACTGAGCTCAAATTTTCCACAAGTTGCTACTCTCCATTCAATAACAGATGCAGCAGCCTTATTGAATGTAAAGAATGGGAGTTGCACTTACTTTTAAGGGGCCTTTATTTAGGACTCTGGTATTACCTAAATTCTCTTTAAAAGTGCTTGCACGCTGCAGGGCCAGGGCTTGCCATATACCACTCCGATGCTCACTAAAAACAGGGTAACATTAAACAGActgcaaagaaaaacattttcaaaaagaagacataacatCGATAAGCAACACTAACgtttacttttgaaaataaaacataaaatgttagTTTTCATAAAACCATACATGTTTCAGGAATATAAGGAGTTTGAGTATTACTGAATCAGTATGGACTGAAGGTAGGCTACTCTGATACCAAACGAGGACTCCAGttattttaactttctaaaaatgTTAATACATGAAAAGACGTTACATCTAGAATACAACAAGTATGGCAAACTGTGTGTGCAAGTGCACTAGCTTAAAAATATAGAATCCTAACCACGCATAAAAGGGGCTGTGCCTTATATATTCATAAGATGTAAGCAAGTGTGGCTGTGCTTTCACTAACACAATGCAGATAAGAGAAGGCAGCTTAGAAATAGTGTTCTGAATATAAAAACGTTAAATttgtagaaaatttaaatttttgcatTTTCAGCAAAAAGCCATGCAAAAAGGTCAAgagttttaaacttaaaaaataaaatcaaaaagtctaACAGACTGCAATACACCGAAATAAATGTTCAAAAAGATTTCAGATAGAGATAGGAACTGAAATTACACCCAGTGACACTTATCAGATCTTCTCTTAGAAGATGCATGACTCTTACACTGAcatttgaaagaaatgtttaaagcaTAACATCAACTTCCCAGATAAGTGAATCGTTCTATTAAACTGCTCCTGGAAGTAGTTTCAAGAGCTAGTGCTTAGAATTGACTTATTGCATGAGTTTGAggccactaaaaagaaaaaaaaggatgcgagaacagaatgaaaacattttcatgtaTTAGACCAATGGCTTTGATAGTAAAACTAGTGaggttcttctttatgttttttaattaactacTTTGTCTCAAACAAATTTTTTGTTTGGCTTTATTGAAGGGAGAAAGATGCCATTAGTTGCAACGTCTGACCTCGTCCAGTatatattctggaaaatgcaGGTTGCATACTTGTAAACCATCCAGCTTGCAGGGCATCCGCGGGTACTCATCTTCCTTCCATTTGTTTTCATCCGGATCAAAAGTGAGAATAGAATCGCTGTAATGACCATTGTAGCAAAGGCCTCCAAGAACCATTATCTGTTTGTCCAGCACAGTCACACCATGGCCACTTCTACCAATTGGCATGGACGCCAAGATGGTCCACTGATCAGTCTCTGGGTTGTACACTTCTGTGGAAGGGCATCCCTGAGACTCAAAAGAGGCCCTCAAGATCACACAGACACCACCGAAGACATAAAGCTTGCCGTTGTAAGAAATCATCTTGTGAAAACATCTAGCGTAATTCGTTTTGCTCTTATTCTCCCAACAGTTGGTAACTACTTGAGTTCTCCTGGTCCGCTGTTCTATGGTCCCTTCTTTACTGGGGTCAAACACGCACACTTGTTTGGAGGTGGAAGATGAGGTGATTCCACCAGTGATAAACAACTTGTTATTGAGCACTGTCCCCTCATGTCCATACTTGTTAACTGGATAAGGATCCACAAATTCCCATTTATCATTGGTAATATCATATCTCTCTGTTGAATAGAAAGTCTCATCTCTGGTTCTGCCTGCTACAGCATAAATAAACTTTCCAGTAACACCAGCTGCAAATTCTGAACGTGGTACAGACATGTCTGCCATCCGGAGCCAAGAGTTTTGTCTCGGGTCATACCTGAACACTTTGGAAGAAGCATGGAATTTGCCGTCTGGGCCCAGTTCTTCCCCACCCAACAAGAACACGAAGTTATTCACGATAGCAAGGCAGTCCGGACGCAGAGGTACTTGTGGGCCCTCCAGTTCCCACCAGACTCTTGGTTTCTTTAAGAGAAGTATTTTACTGTTAACCATGCTATGTCCAGTCATGCCTCGGAATACTGTAGTTTGGGGTTTGGCAGAGCGGATGCGGCTTGATTTCATGTCCAACAGAGGCTGCTGGTGAACGTTCTGAAAGTAATTCAAGGCTTGGTCAACTTCATAGCGCAGCTGTCGGGAGTATCTATAAAATTCTGATGTCTTAACCTGATGTTCTGAATGATGGTATCGGTATGTCTCCAGCGTCTTCTATCATGCCACAGCCAAGACTGCACAGCCTCGTACAGCTCTGTCTCTGGGAACCTGCTCAGATGATCATTATCCAAGTAAGACATGAGCTTCTCAAAGCTCAGATAAGACAGGAAATCAGGCCTGGACATGAGTGGTACGAAGTTGTCTAGCAGAAAGGCGTCCAACTTCTCCCTGACTCCCTCGATGTTTACACTGAAATCATCTAAGAGTCTCATAATTTCTGCACAGTTTTCTAAGCAGATTTTTGCTAATAGAAAAGAGCAGCAGAACTTCACCACTTCTCTAAGTTGAACATACATGGCAGCCTGAAGAATATCATGAACAGTACTCATACTCAGTTCTATAGTTCCATAGTACATAAACTGAAGGACGTGGCTGAAACCGGTAGCAGTTAGACCTTTTAAATGAATTTTGTCCTGATCTCGCTCCCTCATATCTGCGGTAAACATAATTCTGAAGTAATCACTCTGGGTGGCCAAGAGTGCTTTATGGGCCTGGAACTGATGATCTTCAATAACCAGAGTGACATCAAGAAGCAGTCCCTCCTCATACAGTGCTCTGAACCCAGCAGAGACCCTGGTGTCATGGATGGAGAAACAGAATCCTTCCACGTCCCCTGCCATGAATCACCTAACACAGCAAAGTATGCACAAGATGAAATTAATATCATAATTTTTATCAGCACTCCATTAATCCAAAAGCTATatactttcattttggaaaggTAGAACACAAAAGCGCTGTAAATGAACTTGTGAAACAAAACCAACTTGTTCACAATCCATACCCTGGAAGCTCGGGGGTCCGTCCAGCCTCTAGTGGACGGCAGTCTGCATCAGGAAGAAGCGGGCCGGACGGTGGGTGGTCAGGTGCCGGGACGGCACTCAGCTGGCTCCTCGAACGTCTATAAGGGGCCGCTCCGTTGAGGGGCGAGTCTGTGCGCCTGCGGCCTCCACGAAACCAGTCCTGGGAAAGAAGACAGCGCTGAGACGCGATTCGAGACAGTCGGGATCTGCGCGAGGCGGAGCGGCGTCGGGGCCGGGCCTGGCCTTGCCAATGCCAGGGGCCTCGCAGCACCCGGCGGGGGTCGGCGGTAGGGCCGACTCGGGGCCTTGGGcagagagaggggctggggggtCGCAGGCAGCAGCAGAGGTGCAGGCACTGGCGACGTCGACGACGGCGTCTCTGGGCTTCTCTCTCCATTCCATCTTATTCCAGTACATATGTAAGCCTGCTGTCCCTGGAGGGAGATCCCGTTGTTCCATTTGGCAGACGAGGAGACTGAAGCTCTAGGGGGTGGGGTAGTGCGCCCATGTCATAGCTGAGAAATTGGCAGCACTAAGGTTTAGACTGAAGCCTTACTGACTTCACAGCAGATGGAGTGTACACAAGTGGTGTTCTTTAAGCCCTCGTGGCTTCAGTGGCAATTCCTTTGTAGGACCAGAGTTTTAGGAGCTGTTGTAGTGGCAGGTACTTTCAGAGCTTTTGACATGGCTCTGTGTTTACCTCTCCTCACCATGGTCCCCCCAAAAGGGGCAAGTTCTATATGTGGTCTGTAGGCCATACTCCTCTGGGTCTTTGGGAGGAAAACCTAAGAAccactcattttattttctaaccaCTCTCATAAGATCTGTGATCCGTCTCAGCCCCATGATTCCACACATACTCTTTTTACCAGTATTCTCAGTGAGACTTCTTTCCCCAGAGCACCTAGGGTTAAGATCCTTCCTTTGCCCCATTAAAGTGTAGGTTGTTAGCGTAGACAGACTTGGGCACTAGTGCTGACTCTGCTATGTACTACCTGTGTGATGAGGATTAAATTCAACAGTGTGATTAAAATACTTGCCACTCAGTGAATGTTAGTTTCTGTCCCTTCCTCCTGGACTTGCTTCTTGTAACTCTTCCCTGTTCAGAGCGTCAGTAGATTGGAGCAGACTCCGCCAAGCACTTTTCTTGGCTCTTTGTTTAATGGGTTGTAGGAAACATTTGTGGATCTTACAGGAAGTTGTATATTTGAACAGTTTATTTCCCGCTTAAAGAGAAGGACATGTAACAAGAATACTAATCTGAAAAAGTCTAGTATTTATTGGGAAAAATAAGGTTGTTCCAAGCAAATTTTGATTTGTGCTGTAATAATTTCCATATAGTGTCTTCTTCATAGTGAATGCCACTGGCCCTTAAATCTCAATCAGTAACAGTTCTGGAGAGCTATAACTCAGAGTCATGAAAATGTTAGTCATTCATATAAGGTCTAGTACTCAAATTGGTATGTAGAAGTAGTGGATGTTAGCTTCAAAACTGTCAACTCTTATGAAAAATGAAGTAGGTGGAACAGAATACTTAGTGTGGTTAGAAATGTAGGAAAGTACATATAATGGGTCTTTAGAATCTTTAAGAGATAAGTATAGGTGTGTGCCAAATGAATTTTATTAACAGGGTCAACAAAGTATAATTCTAATAAATTCAGTAATCAGGTGGGTGGTAAAATATAACTTGAGGAATTGACGAACCTTCTTTCCAGCAACAGAATATATAGGTAGCTGTCACGTAACAATAGTAACTCCTTTACTTATTTATGTTGAacttatttctaaattatatgaTGAGGAACTAATAAGTGTACAAAGACGAGGCAATAAAGAAGCCACTACCAGCACAGTCCAGATCTGCACATTAAAGCCAGCAGAAGCTCCTGAATTCCGTGGGGTTTTAAAACTTGAACCAAATCAAAGTTACGTTATTTTTCTATCCCTACAGAAATTATTTATTCCACTAATTTAACAGTTTTAGTTAGCTCTTTGgtgtttcttccccttttccagaTTTTAAGGTAGAAGCATATAACTTTGTATACCTCCCACCCTTGTACGCCTTTGTCAGCAGCAGCAATCCCAGAGTCTTTGACGCGAGCTGTTTGAAGAGCTGTGCCTACTGTTTAAATCCCCTCACTCTTCCTAAATGGAAGCCTGGTGGTTCACTTACTGTCATCTTCAGCTTTTCTCATTAAGCCTCAGGAGCAGGCTGTGGCCTGGCTGTGGGAACCAGAGCTGGGCGTCACGGGAGTGGCCTGCTGTGCCTGCCGGGGCCAACACCAAGGGAGAGGGAGCCCACCAACTGGGGGACCAGTTGTTGCTTCCCTCCTTTTGTGCTAAAACGCTTGTGGTGAAGAATACAGTGGATTTAGACAAACATCACTTCGTCATTAGATCTTCGAGGAAGAAGGAAACTTGGGAGgtgtatttttcaaatgagaaaccCCTAGAGGCTGCTGGTCCGTGTTCCCAAGAGATGAAGCATGAAggcttattttgcatttttcagaaagaaacacATCTAATCTCATGTCCCGGACCAAAGAACAGCACTCCCGTTTTCTTGGAAGACTGTCCTCTCTGACACTGCAAATAGTTCTGAGCGTGGTGAAGGAGGAAGGGCCCTTTGGACCTGGACCAGGCAGCACAGCTGAATCTGCCTGGTGATGgggttggggcgggggggtgaCATATCCAGGACTCAGCCTGTGATCTGCTCTTTTCCTAAAAGCTCCAAGCTGAGACTGTGCCGAGAAAAGAATTATGTGAGCTCAGTCATGTAAACTGGATGAATCGGAAGTTTCTGAAAGATTTATTGGCttcatattttttcagatttatctGTTTGAGTTCTCTTGTGCTCAGGAATTAAGtgtgcctttaaaaaattaagcgtTTGTGAAGTTTTAGGATCCCAGAGAAAGCAAGGTCATTGGTTTGCAGTTGggggcttgcagaatttctggaTGTACGTATTCTCCTACCACACGCCTGAGGGTTCACATACATGTCTGTGCTGCCATGAGTTTatgtgtggccctgggcaggtcACCCATCCTTCATTTCCCTGTGTATATAGTGGAAGGAATTTGTGCCCCTTCAGGGACTTGGAGGTGCAAGTGAGCAGGTGAGGGGAAGATGTAAGGATGCTAGTAGTTTGATTAGTATTGTCGAACCCAGGGGTGTACAGTAGGAGGGGGGCGGATCCGGGGCATCCGAGAGTTGGCTTTAAGACCCAGTTGCTGAGGTGGGCGTAAGGGCACACCCAGGTGAAATACAGGTCCTGCCTCGCCAGCTAGAATCCGCATCGCAGAGGCTCAGCGTTGGATTACAGCTGGTAGACCAAGCAGCAGAGTCAGGAGGCCTAGGGGGAATGCTGGGCCATGCCAGCGGCTGGGCTGAGTGCGGTTGGGGAGCATCCAGGTGGTATTTGGGAATGCAGGAAGGCAGTGGACTTGGGGCATTACTGGAAGGCAGGGCAGCCCTAGAGAACTGGGGTTCTGGGCATGTAATCAGTCCAACAAGGATCCATTTACTACCAGCAAGATGTAAAgtaggaatttggattttataagACAGAAACTCAGTTATCAGAACGGAATGCAAGACCCAGGACCATAGGAGCAGGTGGAGGACCTTGGTGCTGAATCCTAAACTGGTGGGctgcagcttttatttttttaaattaattaattaatttgtttatttttggccgcgttgggtctttgttgctgcttgcgggctttctctagttgcggcgagcgggggctgcactccgttgtggtgtgcaggcttctcattgcggtggcttctctttcttgcggagcacgggctctaggtgcgcgggcttcagtagctgtggctctcgggctctagagccacaggctcagtagttggggcgcacaggctttgtttctccgtggcatgtgagatcttcctggaccagggcttgaaccagtgtcccctgcacgggcaggcagactcccaaccactgtgccaccagggaagtccctggcaggcggattcttaaccactagtaggctgcagtttttaaatttcttctgccTGAGCATAACCACACTAGAGATTGGTGCCTGCCTACTGTACCAGAGGATGAAGGAACTTTGGTAGAGAAAGGGGGTTTAAGGAGTTTGGAAATCAGGTGGGGCCTGACAGTTACAAAGGAAGGCTTTAACAACAGAATTAAGGTTGAATTAGGTCTGATCATTGAATCTGAATTTCTGTCATTGAAATAATTTATTGGTACTATTATTTAGTCCCAGCTGTGTCTTCTTTTAGAATATGGTATCTCCTGTAGGATTAGCAGAGTAGAATCCACTTAGTGCTTCTGCCACTGTAAAGTTTCAGGAATTAATCTGGCCTTTGATCTGTTGTTTCTCCCTGGGGCTTTATTGGCACTTTGCACTGGACAGTTCCTAATTGTAAGGAACTGTAGCGGAGGATAGCATCACTGGCCCTTGGGCATCCCTAATTCACAGTGATAGCCAAAGCCACCACCAAAAATGATGTCTGGGATTcgcttaaaatattttagttaaaagACGTATATGTAATGAGATTGGTAAAATGTTGGTAATTGTTGCAGCTAGTTGATTGGCAAGTGGGAGCGAGTTacactattctgttccattcctGGTGGGGAAACAGTGAGTCctgcctcctcttttttttttctttccggtatgtgggcctctcactgttgtggcctctcccgttgcggagcacagactccggacacacaggctcagcggccatggctcacgggcctagccgctccacggcatgtgggatcctctcggaccggggcacgaacccgtgtcccctgcattggcaggtggaccctcaaccactgcgccatcagggaagcccctgcctccgCTTTTTGTAGTGGTGGCGGACGGACACCGGATGGACAGGCTGGTTGAGGCTCCCTGCAGAATCCCTCACGCCCCAGCACGTAATCCTCCTGGCCTCATGACCACATGGCCTCcaaggtccctttttttttctccccagctgAACTGATCTCTGAAGGTTTGCTCCAGTTCTGA contains these protein-coding regions:
- the LOC132434011 gene encoding LOW QUALITY PROTEIN: kelch-like protein 15 (The sequence of the model RefSeq protein was modified relative to this genomic sequence to represent the inferred CDS: inserted 1 base in 1 codon) — its product is MAGDVEGFCFSIHDTRVSAGFRALYEEGLLLDVTLVIEDHQFQAHKALLATQSDYFRIMFTADMRERDQDKIHLKGLTATGFSHVLQFMYYGTIELSMSTVHDILQAAMYVQLREVVKFCCSFLLAKICLENCAEIMRLLDDFSVNIEGVREKLDAFLLDNFVPLMSRPDFLSYLSFEKLMSYLDNDHLSRFPETELYEAVQSWLWHDRRRWRHTDTIIQNIRXKTSEFYRYSRQLRYEVDQALNYFQNVHQQPLLDMKSSRIRSAKPQTTVFRGMTGHSMVNSKILLLKKPRVWWELEGPQVPLRPDCLAIVNNFVFLLGGEELGPDGKFHASSKVFRYDPRQNSWLRMADMSVPRSEFAAGVTGKFIYAVAGRTRDETFYSTERYDITNDKWEFVDPYPVNKYGHEGTVLNNKLFITGGITSSSTSKQVCVFDPSKEGTIEQRTRRTQVVTNCWENKSKTNYARCFHKMISYNGKLYVFGGVCVILRASFESQGCPSTEVYNPETDQWTILASMPIGRSGHGVTVLDKQIMVLGGLCYNGHYSDSILTFDPDENKWKEDEYPRMPCKLDGLQVCNLHFPEYILDEVRRCN